One Pomacea canaliculata isolate SZHN2017 linkage group LG9, ASM307304v1, whole genome shotgun sequence DNA segment encodes these proteins:
- the LOC112571686 gene encoding U3 small nucleolar ribonucleoprotein protein IMP4-like: MLRRQTRLRREYVYRKSVEERERAIQEKKEKIKRALDDNTPIPTSLRKDAVELNRSLAWDDDGGEGVTTHEDDEYRWAGVEDPKIVVTTSRDPSSKLKQFAKEIKLIFPNSQRINRGNYETKQLVDACRANDVTDIIIVQEHRGVPDGMTICHLPYGPTAYFTLMNVVMRHDIPNVGTMSEAFPHLIFHNLSSKLGKRVTNVLKYLFPVPKEDSRRVITFANDDDYISFRHHVYKFVEKKIELTEVGPRFEMKPYQIILGTIEGADTADVEWVFRPYMNTTKKRKFLST, encoded by the exons ATG CTGCGGCGACAAACTCGTCTGCGAAGGGAATATGTCTACCGGAAATCTGTCGAAGAAAGAGAGCGAGCTATacaagagaaaaaggagaaaattaaaCGTGCTTTGGATG ATAACACACCAATCCCTACAAGTCTTAGGAAAGATGCTGTGGAGCTGAACAGATCCTTGGCAtgggatgatgatggaggagaag gTGTCACAACGCATGAAGATGATGAGTACAGATGGGCAGGGGTTGAAGATCCTAAGATAGTCGTTACCACATCTAGAGATCCCAGCTCCAAACTCAAACAGTTTGCTAAG GAAATAAAATTGATCTTCCCCAATAGTCAGAGGATTAACCGTGGCAACTATGAGACCAAACAGTTGGTAGATGCTTGCAGAGCCAATGATGTAACTGACATAATCATCGTTCAAGAGCACAGGGGAGTGCCAG aTGGTATGACCATTTGTCATCTGCCATATGGTCCAACAGCATATTTCACTTTGATGAATGTTGTCATGCGTCATGACATCCCAAATGTTGGTACAATGTCAGAGGCCTTTCCTCACCTAATCTTCCACAACCTTTCCTCCAAGCTTGGCAAACGA GTAACAAACGTTCTTAAATACCTCTTCCCTGTTCCCAAAGAGGACAGCAGAAGGGTTATTACCTTTGCAAATGATGATGACTACATTTCATTCAG GCACCATGTCTAcaaatttgttgaaaaaaagattgagctGACAGAAGTTGGACCACGGTTTGAAATGAAAC CATACCAAATAATTTTGGGCACAATAGAAGGAGCTGACACAGCTGATGTGGAATGGGTCTTCCGGCCGTACATGAACACCACAAAGAAACGGAAATTTTTGTCAACATAA
- the LOC112571687 gene encoding pre-mRNA-splicing factor ISY1 homolog: MARNSEKAMTTLARWRASQVGGLKEKERRPYLASDCDDLHQAEKWRRQILGEISRKVAQIQNAGLGEFKLRDLNDEINKLLREKGHWEDRILELGGPDYKKTGPKMLDADGKEVPGNKGYKYFGAAKDLPGVRELFQQEPPAASRKTRAELMKDIDADYYGYRDEDDGRIIPAEQEVEKTVIAKKVAEWKERVAKIAKGEISQDIDMDAEEEIYHPEEMDLEETIETKSEETEKEHFIAHVPVPSQQEIEAAIVRRKKMELIQRYATDTLLEEEDSIRKMLGV, from the exons ATG GCTAGGAACAGCGAGAAGgcaat GACCACTCTGGCACGATGGCGAGCTTCACAAGTGGGAGGCCTTaaagaaaag GAACGACGACCATACCTAGCCTCAGACTGTGATGACTTACATCAAGCTGAAAAATGGAGGCGCCAGATTTTAGGAGAAATATCAAGAAAAGTTGCACAAATTCAAAATG CTGGTCTTGGAGAATTCAAACTACGTGATTTAAATGATGAAATCAACAAACTGCTGAGAGAAAAAGGTCACTGGGAAGACAGAATCTTGGAACTTGGAGGCCCAGACTACAAG aaaacaggTCCTAAGATGTTAGATGCTGATGGAAAGGAAGTACCAGGAAACAAAGGCTACAA ATACTTTGGGGCAGCAAAGGATTTGCCTGGTGTGAGAGAACTATTTCAACAAGAAC CTCCTGCAGCATCCCGCAAAACAAGAGCAGAGTTAATGAAGGACATTGATGCTGACTACTATGGTTATAGAGATGAGGATGATGGACGAATTATTCCGGCAGAGCAAGAAGTGGAGAAAACAG TCATTGCAAAGAAAGTAGctgaatggaaagaaagagtAGCAAAGATAGCTAAAGGTGAAATAAGTCAAGATATTGACATGGATGCTGAAGAAGAAATTTATCACCCTGAGGAG ATGGATCTGGAGGAAACAATAGAGACAAAAAGTGAAGAGACTGAGAAAGAACACTTCATTGCACATGTGCCTGTTCCATCCCAGCAAGAG ATTGAGGCAGCCATagtgagaaggaagaaaatggagTTGATCCAGAGGTACGCCACTGACACACTGTTGGAGGAGGAAGACAGTATCAGAAAGATGCTAGGCGTATGA